A window of the Candidatus Methylomirabilota bacterium genome harbors these coding sequences:
- a CDS encoding MFS transporter, protein MTSRWGILALIMAAQTMANVGPLGIPSIAPLIREDLGLSMAQAGSFISAYYIGPSLMSLPAGWIADRWGVRPSMVGGQALIAIGLVTVAGSHSFTPLVVLMIAAGVGYGILNPTTTKAGIAWFPRRQRGTVTGLKQVGLPLGGAIGASLLPPLALRVGWRGAVALAASVVALLAVITWFLYREAPEPEHGRASPRPVALRVVLASRDLWLVSAATFTFAGMQTVWMGFLVLYLAEIVKMPLISASRFLVMAQVTGAVGRVAFGVLSDRVFGGRRRIVLAIAGLGSAACSLAMAGTGPGTSWWLLAALALGFGFVGIGWNGVQHTLLAEIVGIRAAGTAVGLGLAVSSCGVTLCPPLFGLAVERLGGFAVPWVGLGLAMVATLCLLIPVREGRMETP, encoded by the coding sequence GTGACGAGCCGCTGGGGCATCCTCGCTCTCATCATGGCCGCCCAGACCATGGCCAATGTCGGCCCGCTCGGCATCCCGTCCATTGCCCCGCTCATCCGCGAGGATCTGGGACTGTCCATGGCCCAGGCCGGCTCGTTCATCTCCGCCTACTATATCGGCCCCTCGCTCATGTCTCTTCCCGCCGGCTGGATCGCGGACCGCTGGGGCGTGCGGCCGAGCATGGTCGGAGGTCAAGCTCTCATCGCCATCGGGCTCGTGACCGTGGCGGGCTCGCACTCCTTCACGCCCCTTGTCGTCCTCATGATCGCCGCGGGTGTCGGCTACGGCATCTTGAACCCGACCACGACCAAGGCGGGCATCGCGTGGTTCCCACGGCGCCAGCGCGGCACGGTGACGGGCCTCAAGCAGGTCGGCCTGCCCCTGGGCGGCGCCATCGGCGCCTCGCTCCTGCCCCCGCTGGCTCTGCGTGTCGGCTGGCGCGGCGCCGTGGCGCTCGCGGCCTCCGTGGTGGCCCTCCTCGCCGTGATCACGTGGTTCCTCTACCGCGAAGCGCCCGAGCCGGAGCACGGCAGGGCCTCGCCGAGGCCGGTCGCCCTGCGGGTGGTCCTGGCTAGCCGTGATCTCTGGCTCGTGTCGGCCGCCACCTTCACGTTCGCGGGCATGCAGACGGTGTGGATGGGATTCCTCGTGCTCTACCTCGCGGAGATCGTCAAGATGCCGCTCATCTCCGCCTCGCGCTTCCTCGTCATGGCCCAGGTGACGGGCGCCGTGGGCCGGGTGGCCTTCGGCGTGCTTTCGGATCGCGTCTTCGGCGGACGCCGACGCATCGTCCTTGCCATCGCGGGGCTGGGCTCAGCCGCCTGCTCGCTCGCCATGGCGGGCACGGGACCCGGCACGAGCTGGTGGCTGCTCGCCGCGCTCGCCCTCGGCTTCGGGTTCGTCGGCATCGGCTGGAACGGCGTCCAGCACACGCTCCTCGCCGAGATCGTGGGCATCCGGGCGGCGGGCACCGCGGTCGGGCTCGGACTCGCCGTCTCCTCCTGCGGGGTCACGCTGTGCCCGCCGCTCTTCGGCCTGGCCGTGGAGCGTCTCGGCGGCTTCGCCGTACCCTGGGTCGGCCTCGGCCTTGCCATGGTCGCCACCCTGTGCCTGCTCATTCCCGTCCGCGAAGGACGCATGGAGACCCCGTGA
- a CDS encoding carbohydrate ABC transporter permease, with the protein MVIEKKWKRWVYFYIPLTVFVIGTLFPFYWMLITAIRPDSELYRSWRAANNAPFWTLHPTLEHFQDLFAKTTFPHWLWNTFFIACASTAISLFCGLLAGYALGRLKFPMAGTLGTAIFVTYLVPPTLLFIPLANIIRAFQLGDTPWALILTYPTFLIPFCTWLLMAYFKTIPKELEECARIDGATRFGAMIRIIFPIAVPGILSAGIFAFTLSWNEFIYALVFLSSPEKKTVPVGVVSEMIRGDIYFWGQLMAGALLGSIPVAVVYSFFVEYYVTGLTGSVKG; encoded by the coding sequence TTGGTCATCGAGAAGAAGTGGAAGCGGTGGGTGTACTTCTATATCCCCCTCACGGTCTTCGTGATCGGGACGCTCTTCCCCTTCTATTGGATGCTGATCACGGCCATCCGCCCCGACTCCGAGCTCTACCGGTCCTGGCGGGCGGCCAACAACGCGCCCTTCTGGACGCTCCACCCGACGCTCGAGCACTTCCAGGACCTCTTCGCCAAGACTACCTTCCCGCACTGGCTCTGGAACACGTTCTTCATAGCCTGCGCGTCCACGGCCATCTCGCTCTTCTGCGGGCTCCTGGCCGGCTACGCGCTCGGCCGGCTCAAGTTCCCGATGGCCGGCACCCTCGGCACGGCGATCTTCGTGACCTATCTCGTGCCGCCGACGCTCCTGTTCATCCCCCTCGCCAACATCATCCGTGCCTTCCAGCTGGGCGACACGCCGTGGGCGCTCATCCTGACCTATCCGACCTTCCTGATCCCGTTCTGCACCTGGCTCCTGATGGCCTACTTCAAGACCATCCCGAAGGAGCTGGAGGAGTGCGCGCGCATCGACGGCGCGACGCGCTTCGGGGCCATGATCAGGATCATCTTCCCGATCGCCGTCCCCGGCATCCTTTCGGCGGGCATCTTCGCCTTCACGCTGTCCTGGAACGAGTTCATCTACGCGCTCGTATTCCTCTCGTCGCCGGAAAAGAAGACGGTCCCCGTGGGTGTGGTGTCGGAGATGATCCGCGGGGACATCTATTTCTGGGGGCAGCTCATGGCCGGCGCGCTGCTGGGCTCGATCCCGGTGGCCGTGGTGTACTCGTTCTTCGTGGAGTACTACGTCACGGGCCTGACCGGCTCCGTCAAGGGGTAG
- a CDS encoding ABC transporter permease, translating into MAPDPRVRNYVFQRLLIAIPSLLLASVIVFALPRLIPGDVVQLMLEEKAYGKDLAELRAKLGLDRPIPVQYVAWMGKITRGDFGESLWTRRPVLGELARRLPVTLTLGGMAIAVAILIGIPVGIVSAVRQDGVLDFFARSGAILGLSIPSFVKAIVVILLPAMWWGWTPLMRFTDLSNDPAGYLLQFLLPAIILGIASAAGIMRLTRGMLLEVLRQDYVRTAWAKGLRESVVVFKHGLKNAIIPVVTVLGLQVAQIAGGAVIIEQIFGLPGMGQFLVEAIIQRDYPVIQGINLLVVLIIVATNLLVDLTYAVMDPRIRY; encoded by the coding sequence GTGGCCCCCGACCCGCGCGTGCGCAACTACGTCTTCCAGCGGCTGCTCATCGCCATCCCCTCGCTGCTGCTCGCATCGGTGATCGTGTTCGCGCTGCCCCGCCTCATCCCCGGGGACGTGGTCCAGCTCATGCTCGAGGAAAAGGCCTACGGCAAGGACCTGGCGGAGCTTCGGGCCAAGCTCGGGCTCGACCGGCCGATCCCCGTGCAGTATGTCGCGTGGATGGGGAAGATCACCCGCGGTGACTTCGGCGAGTCGCTGTGGACGCGCCGGCCGGTGCTCGGCGAGCTGGCCCGGCGCCTGCCGGTGACGCTCACGCTGGGCGGCATGGCCATCGCCGTGGCCATCCTGATCGGCATCCCGGTCGGGATCGTGTCGGCGGTTCGCCAGGACGGCGTGCTCGACTTCTTCGCGCGGAGCGGCGCCATCCTCGGGCTGTCCATCCCGAGCTTCGTGAAGGCGATCGTGGTCATCCTGCTCCCCGCCATGTGGTGGGGATGGACCCCGCTGATGAGGTTCACCGACCTGTCGAACGATCCGGCGGGGTACCTCCTCCAGTTCCTCCTGCCCGCGATCATCCTCGGCATCGCCTCGGCGGCGGGGATCATGCGGCTGACCCGCGGCATGCTGCTCGAGGTGCTGCGGCAGGACTACGTCCGCACCGCCTGGGCCAAGGGGCTCCGCGAGAGCGTGGTCGTGTTCAAGCACGGTCTCAAGAACGCCATCATCCCGGTGGTGACGGTGCTCGGCCTGCAGGTCGCCCAGATCGCCGGGGGCGCCGTGATCATCGAGCAGATCTTCGGGCTGCCGGGCATGGGGCAGTTCCTGGTGGAGGCCATCATCCAGCGCGACTACCCGGTGATCCAGGGCATCAACCTCCTCGTGGTCCTGATCATCGTCGCGACCAACCTCCTGGTCGACCTGACCTACGCCGTGATGGATCCGCGCATCCGGTACTGA
- a CDS encoding MFS transporter, which produces MTDKSYGWVVLGAAFAIITMAIGTLFTLAVFQQPLETSMGWTRSSVGTIALLNWLVMGLGSFASGYLSDRLGGRVVVLSGGVLLTTGLFLSSRVSDLWQFYLTFGVLVGAGVSCFYVPLTVTVIRWFETRRGMAAAVVSSGNGLGTLALSPLSRWLIDSFDWRTAFVVLAEVSALVVIPAALLLRDRADGIAQAPHMVAGAAEARSVFTRWPFWAIVFTHFGCCAAHSGPIFHMVSHAIDQGVPALAAASALGLSGFTSIFGRVGTGIVADRVGVKRTMLAALALQAGVIFLYLFARSQESVYGLAGIFGFAYGSAMPLYAVLTREYFGERGVGTAYGFIFFISCIGMGLGSYAGGAIHDTLGSYAWLFIASSVIGGMAFVLAMSLRHPTAGSRRLDAAGHPA; this is translated from the coding sequence GTGACCGACAAGTCCTATGGTTGGGTCGTGCTGGGCGCGGCCTTCGCCATCATCACCATGGCCATCGGCACCCTGTTCACGCTGGCCGTCTTCCAGCAGCCGCTCGAGACCTCGATGGGCTGGACGCGCTCGAGCGTCGGCACGATCGCGCTGCTCAACTGGCTGGTCATGGGCCTCGGCTCGTTCGCCTCCGGATACCTCTCGGACCGCCTGGGTGGACGCGTGGTCGTGCTCTCGGGCGGGGTGCTGCTGACCACGGGACTCTTCCTCTCGAGTCGCGTGAGCGATCTGTGGCAGTTCTATCTGACCTTCGGCGTCCTCGTGGGAGCGGGGGTCAGCTGCTTCTACGTCCCGCTGACCGTAACCGTGATTCGCTGGTTCGAGACGCGACGAGGCATGGCGGCGGCCGTCGTGTCCTCCGGCAATGGGCTGGGCACCCTCGCCCTCTCGCCCCTGTCGCGCTGGCTCATCGACTCCTTCGACTGGCGGACGGCCTTCGTCGTGCTCGCCGAGGTCTCGGCCCTCGTGGTCATTCCCGCCGCCTTGCTTCTGAGAGACCGCGCCGACGGCATCGCCCAGGCGCCCCACATGGTCGCCGGCGCCGCCGAGGCGCGGAGCGTCTTCACGCGCTGGCCCTTCTGGGCCATCGTGTTCACTCACTTCGGATGCTGTGCCGCGCACTCGGGACCGATCTTCCACATGGTCTCCCACGCCATCGACCAAGGAGTGCCCGCCCTGGCCGCGGCCAGCGCGCTCGGCCTCTCGGGTTTCACGTCCATTTTCGGCCGGGTGGGGACGGGGATCGTCGCCGACCGCGTCGGGGTCAAGCGCACGATGCTGGCGGCCCTGGCGCTTCAGGCGGGCGTGATCTTCCTGTATCTCTTCGCGCGCAGTCAGGAGTCCGTCTACGGTCTCGCGGGTATCTTCGGCTTCGCTTACGGCAGCGCGATGCCGCTCTACGCCGTCCTCACGCGCGAGTACTTTGGCGAGCGCGGCGTGGGCACTGCCTACGGCTTCATCTTCTTCATCTCCTGCATCGGGATGGGCCTGGGCTCCTATGCGGGCGGAGCCATCCACGACACGCTGGGCTCGTACGCATGGCTCTTCATTGCTTCGAGCGTGATCGGGGGGATGGCCTTCGTGCTTGCCATGAGTCTTCGACATCCCACCGCGGGATCGAGGCGGCTTGACGCGGCGGGCCATCCTGCATGA
- the ugpC gene encoding sn-glycerol-3-phosphate ABC transporter ATP-binding protein UgpC, which yields MAQVVLKDLNKKYDEVHAVKDVNLTIRDKEFMVLVGPSGCGKTTTLRMVAGLEEITAGEIAIGDRIVNDLPPKDRDIAMVFQNYALYPHMSVYDNMAFGLKMRKFPKAEIQKRVQDAAEILGIQELLKRKPRQLSGGQRQRVAVGRAIVRHPQVFLFDEPLSNLDAKLRVQMRVELKRLHERLETTAIYVTHDQVEAMTLGSRVVVMKDGWVQQVGEPLEIYSKPQNKFVAGFIGSPSMNFIPVTLTDGSGALFAEASGIKIKVPPQKAQSLMPYKGQGVTLGVRPEDLRVGAGSDSPDLSFEAVVEVVEPLGAEILLDTKAAGQQIVARVEPTVKTRLHEKVRLTFVPDRIHFFDDKTEQVIK from the coding sequence ATGGCACAGGTCGTGCTGAAGGACTTGAACAAGAAGTACGACGAGGTCCACGCGGTCAAGGACGTCAACCTGACGATCCGCGACAAGGAGTTCATGGTCCTGGTCGGACCCTCGGGCTGCGGCAAGACCACCACCCTGCGCATGGTGGCCGGCCTCGAGGAGATCACGGCGGGCGAGATCGCCATCGGCGACCGGATCGTGAACGATCTCCCCCCCAAGGACCGCGACATCGCGATGGTGTTCCAGAACTACGCGCTCTACCCGCACATGAGCGTGTACGACAACATGGCCTTCGGCCTCAAGATGCGGAAATTCCCCAAGGCCGAGATCCAGAAGCGCGTGCAGGACGCCGCGGAGATCCTCGGCATCCAGGAGCTGCTCAAGCGCAAGCCGCGCCAGCTCTCGGGCGGCCAGCGGCAGCGCGTGGCCGTGGGCCGGGCCATCGTGAGGCATCCTCAGGTGTTCCTCTTCGACGAGCCGCTGTCCAACCTCGACGCCAAGCTGCGCGTGCAGATGCGCGTCGAGCTCAAGCGCCTGCACGAGCGCCTGGAGACCACGGCCATCTACGTCACCCACGACCAGGTCGAGGCCATGACCCTGGGATCCCGCGTGGTCGTCATGAAGGACGGCTGGGTGCAGCAGGTGGGCGAGCCCCTGGAGATCTATTCCAAGCCCCAGAACAAGTTCGTGGCGGGCTTCATCGGCTCGCCGTCGATGAATTTCATTCCGGTCACCCTGACGGACGGCAGCGGCGCGCTCTTCGCCGAGGCCAGCGGCATCAAGATCAAGGTGCCGCCCCAGAAGGCGCAGAGCCTGATGCCCTACAAGGGTCAGGGGGTGACGCTGGGGGTCCGCCCCGAGGATCTCCGCGTGGGCGCGGGCTCGGACTCGCCCGACCTGTCCTTCGAGGCCGTGGTCGAGGTCGTGGAGCCGCTGGGCGCCGAGATCCTCCTCGACACCAAGGCGGCCGGGCAGCAGATCGTGGCCCGCGTCGAGCCCACGGTCAAGACGCGGTTGCACGAGAAGGTCCGGCTGACCTTCGTTCCCGATCGCATTCACTTCTTCGACGACAAGACGGAGCAGGTGATCAAGTAA
- a CDS encoding extracellular solute-binding protein: MQNPELDGHGVTSGVTRRRFIAGSAAVGMAATGIEGILAARRAPAFAQGTRLNILRWVDFIPACDIELKRQAPEASKALGAEVVFEFINGNDLQPRITAAMQSGAGPDIIQMLHNWPHLYQNGLVDVTDLGEWQGKDQGGYYAQSEAAAKDGKRWLALPHGIVGLQFAYRKSWFDEVGQTSWPKTLDELRQVGMKLKKKGHPIGQTLGHTFGDAPAWAYPLTWGFGGAEVDKPGKKVVLNSKETVEAVKFMQAFWKDACDEGGFAWDDTSNNRAFLSGEIAATLNGASIYIAAKRGQDKIKDEKGEPMVKDIQHGPIPNGPAGTWAYHVAFSHAVMKYGKNPKLAKDFLKWLHGKEQFGKWFLVADGFSVGSTKYWEQSPMWNTIDAPMRIYRQAAAASRMIGYAGPPSARATEVYSKYILTDMYAKACQGTKAEDAVKWAADELGKIYG, encoded by the coding sequence ATGCAAAATCCAGAACTCGATGGGCACGGCGTAACGTCCGGCGTGACGCGTCGACGGTTCATCGCGGGGTCGGCTGCGGTGGGGATGGCGGCCACCGGTATCGAGGGAATACTCGCGGCGCGCCGCGCGCCGGCCTTCGCGCAGGGGACGCGGCTCAATATCTTGCGCTGGGTCGACTTCATCCCCGCCTGCGACATAGAGCTCAAGCGCCAGGCGCCCGAGGCCTCGAAGGCGCTCGGCGCCGAGGTCGTCTTCGAGTTCATCAACGGCAACGACCTGCAGCCACGCATCACCGCCGCCATGCAGTCGGGGGCGGGACCGGACATCATCCAGATGCTGCACAACTGGCCGCACCTCTACCAGAACGGCCTCGTGGACGTGACCGATCTGGGCGAGTGGCAGGGCAAGGACCAGGGCGGCTACTACGCCCAGTCCGAGGCGGCCGCCAAGGACGGCAAGCGCTGGCTCGCCCTGCCCCACGGCATCGTGGGGCTCCAGTTCGCCTACCGGAAGTCGTGGTTCGACGAGGTGGGCCAGACGTCGTGGCCGAAGACCCTCGACGAGCTGCGCCAGGTCGGGATGAAGCTCAAGAAGAAGGGCCACCCCATCGGCCAGACGCTCGGCCACACCTTCGGTGACGCTCCGGCCTGGGCCTATCCCCTCACCTGGGGTTTCGGCGGCGCGGAAGTGGACAAACCCGGCAAGAAGGTCGTGCTGAACAGCAAGGAGACCGTCGAGGCGGTCAAGTTCATGCAGGCCTTCTGGAAGGACGCCTGCGACGAGGGCGGCTTCGCCTGGGACGACACGAGCAACAACCGGGCCTTCCTCTCCGGCGAGATCGCGGCCACCCTCAACGGGGCCAGCATCTACATCGCGGCCAAGCGGGGCCAGGACAAGATCAAGGACGAAAAGGGCGAGCCCATGGTCAAGGACATCCAGCATGGGCCCATCCCGAACGGGCCGGCGGGGACGTGGGCGTACCACGTGGCCTTCTCTCATGCCGTGATGAAGTACGGCAAGAACCCGAAGCTCGCCAAGGACTTCCTCAAGTGGCTCCACGGCAAGGAGCAGTTCGGCAAATGGTTCCTCGTCGCCGACGGCTTCTCGGTCGGCTCGACGAAGTACTGGGAGCAGAGTCCGATGTGGAACACCATTGACGCGCCGATGAGAATCTACCGCCAGGCCGCCGCCGCCTCGCGGATGATCGGCTACGCGGGGCCGCCGTCGGCCCGGGCCACCGAGGTCTACTCGAAGTACATCCTGACCGACATGTACGCCAAGGCCTGCCAGGGCACCAAGGCCGAGGACGCGGTCAAGTGGGCGGCGGACGAGCTAGGGAAGATCTACGGGTAG
- a CDS encoding ABC transporter permease yields the protein MANSVESIPVPETLSRPLRLPGALAGFLRFCRRKPLGAIGAVIVVGLLVMAAFADRIAPYPYDESVRGARMKPPSVQYWMGTDNIGRDVWSRVVYGARISVTVGFATVALATLLAAVIGVSSAYLGGAYDIVVQRVVDAWMSFPPLVIVLSLLAALGPGLLNLILALSILIAAGTSRVIRGTALSTMQNPYVEAARALGAGHARVILRHVLPNVMATIIILATIGLGTVILAESALSFLGFGIPPPYPSWGGMLSGSGRSFMFHAPWMALFPGAAISLAVFGFNMFGDALRDLLDPRLRGGGGRLVG from the coding sequence ATGGCCAACTCGGTCGAGAGCATTCCGGTCCCCGAGACGTTGTCCCGGCCGCTCAGGCTGCCCGGCGCCCTCGCGGGGTTCCTCCGGTTCTGCCGCCGCAAGCCGCTCGGCGCCATCGGCGCCGTCATCGTCGTCGGCCTGCTCGTGATGGCCGCCTTCGCCGATCGCATCGCGCCCTACCCGTACGACGAGTCGGTCCGCGGCGCCCGCATGAAGCCGCCCAGCGTCCAGTACTGGATGGGCACCGACAATATCGGGCGAGACGTCTGGAGCCGCGTGGTCTACGGCGCGCGGATCTCGGTGACCGTCGGGTTCGCCACCGTCGCCCTGGCGACGCTGCTCGCCGCCGTCATCGGGGTGTCGAGCGCGTATCTCGGCGGCGCCTACGACATCGTGGTCCAGCGCGTGGTCGACGCCTGGATGTCCTTCCCCCCGCTGGTGATCGTCCTCTCGCTGCTGGCTGCCCTCGGGCCCGGCCTCCTGAACCTGATCCTCGCGCTATCGATTCTCATCGCCGCGGGCACCTCCCGCGTGATCCGCGGGACCGCGCTGTCAACCATGCAGAACCCCTACGTTGAGGCGGCTCGCGCCCTCGGCGCCGGGCACGCCCGCGTGATCCTGCGCCACGTGCTTCCCAACGTGATGGCCACCATCATCATCCTGGCCACCATCGGGCTGGGCACGGTCATCCTGGCCGAGTCCGCGCTCTCATTCCTCGGCTTCGGCATTCCCCCGCCGTATCCGTCGTGGGGTGGGATGCTCTCGGGCTCGGGCCGCTCGTTCATGTTCCACGCGCCGTGGATGGCGCTGTTCCCGGGAGCGGCGATCTCCCTCGCCGTCTTCGGCTTCAACATGTTCGGCGACGCGTTGCGCGACCTCCTGGATCCCCGCCTGCGCGGGGGTGGGGGACGGCTGGTGGGCTGA
- a CDS encoding sugar ABC transporter permease, with the protein MTRWLESERLLATLLLAPAVLLLGLFIAYPFVMGVWLSLSNTSVGNVGEFVWFRNFVKAWNDSIFRTAFGNTFFYTFWATIFKLALGMWLALLLNRSFRGKRIVRATMLLPFIVPTVLSTFAWRWMFDPTFSVLNWLLYQTGFITTKLPFLSDGTYGMWCAIVVNTWRGMPFFALTLLAGLQTISPDLQEAASLDGANGWYRFWHVTWPLLKPVTVVVVVFSIIQTFSDFQLIYVLTGGGPANATHLLATYAYQIGIATGLLGEGAAISLFMLPVLFIVVWLQLRYVRRLEGA; encoded by the coding sequence ATGACCCGCTGGCTCGAGAGCGAGCGCCTGCTCGCCACGCTCCTGCTCGCCCCGGCGGTTCTCCTGCTCGGGCTGTTCATCGCCTATCCATTCGTCATGGGGGTATGGCTGTCGCTGTCGAACACCAGCGTGGGCAATGTCGGCGAGTTCGTCTGGTTTCGCAACTTCGTCAAGGCGTGGAATGACTCGATCTTCCGGACGGCCTTCGGGAACACGTTCTTCTACACGTTCTGGGCCACCATCTTCAAGCTGGCTCTCGGGATGTGGCTCGCCCTCCTGCTCAACCGCAGCTTCCGCGGCAAGCGCATCGTGCGGGCGACCATGCTCCTGCCCTTCATCGTGCCGACCGTGCTCAGCACCTTCGCGTGGCGCTGGATGTTCGATCCAACCTTCAGCGTGCTCAACTGGCTTCTCTACCAGACCGGCTTCATTACGACCAAGCTGCCCTTCCTCTCTGATGGCACATACGGCATGTGGTGCGCGATCGTCGTCAATACCTGGCGCGGCATGCCCTTCTTCGCCCTCACGCTGCTGGCCGGGCTGCAGACCATCAGCCCGGACCTTCAGGAGGCGGCCTCGCTCGACGGCGCCAACGGCTGGTACCGCTTCTGGCACGTGACCTGGCCCCTTCTCAAGCCCGTCACCGTGGTCGTGGTGGTGTTCTCGATCATCCAGACCTTTTCCGACTTCCAGCTTATCTACGTGCTGACGGGCGGCGGCCCGGCCAACGCCACGCACCTCCTCGCGACCTACGCCTACCAGATCGGCATCGCCACGGGCCTCCTGGGCGAGGGCGCCGCGATCTCGCTCTTCATGCTCCCGGTCCTCTTCATCGTGGTCTGGCTCCAGCTCCGGTACGTCCGCAGGCTCGAGGGGGCTTAG
- a CDS encoding extracellular solute-binding protein has product MTTPGLDGQTAIPGVTRRRFIAGSAAAGLAAAGLEGILAARRAPAFAQGTKVHILRWVDFIPEADVELKRQAPEASKALGAEVTFEFINANDLQARITAAIQSGSGADIIQMLWNWPHLYANGLVDVSDVAEPIGKAQGGYYDVFSSTAKVGNRWLAVPHGTGGNAIAYRRSWHAEIGVKEFPKTWDEWREVGKKLKAKGKPVGQALGHSFGDPPTFAYPLLWDFGGAEVDKTGKKVVINSKGAIESVKFMQAFWKDACDEGGLAWDDTNNNRAFHSGDISATLNGASIYIVAKRQKDKLKDEKGEPLYQDIEHEALLPKGPGGQFALYGAFQHSIMKYSKNQKAAKELLKWMHQKENYGKWFQVNEGYTVGATKAWEDDPMWSRVDKPLQVFRQAARQTRMLGYPGPASAKATESYTKYIIVDMYAKACQGTKAEDAVKWAEGELKKIYEV; this is encoded by the coding sequence ATGACGACTCCAGGGCTCGATGGGCAGACGGCAATTCCCGGCGTGACGCGTCGACGGTTCATCGCGGGGTCCGCCGCGGCGGGCCTCGCAGCCGCGGGGCTCGAGGGCATTCTGGCCGCGCGGCGCGCGCCGGCCTTCGCCCAGGGCACGAAGGTGCACATCCTGCGCTGGGTGGACTTCATTCCCGAGGCGGACGTGGAGCTCAAGCGCCAGGCGCCGGAGGCCTCGAAAGCGCTCGGGGCCGAGGTCACGTTCGAGTTCATCAATGCCAATGATCTGCAGGCCCGCATCACCGCCGCCATCCAGTCCGGCAGCGGCGCCGACATCATCCAGATGCTCTGGAACTGGCCGCATCTCTATGCCAACGGCCTGGTGGACGTCTCGGACGTGGCCGAGCCCATCGGCAAGGCGCAGGGCGGCTACTACGATGTGTTCTCCAGCACCGCGAAGGTCGGCAATCGCTGGCTGGCCGTTCCGCACGGCACAGGTGGCAACGCCATCGCCTACCGCCGGTCCTGGCACGCCGAGATCGGCGTCAAGGAGTTCCCGAAGACCTGGGACGAGTGGCGCGAGGTGGGCAAGAAGCTCAAGGCCAAGGGCAAGCCGGTGGGCCAGGCCCTCGGCCACAGCTTCGGCGATCCGCCGACCTTCGCCTATCCCCTCCTCTGGGATTTCGGGGGCGCCGAGGTGGACAAGACCGGCAAGAAGGTCGTCATCAACAGCAAGGGCGCCATCGAGTCGGTGAAGTTCATGCAGGCCTTCTGGAAGGACGCCTGCGACGAAGGCGGGCTGGCCTGGGACGACACGAACAACAACCGCGCCTTCCACTCCGGCGACATCTCCGCCACCCTCAACGGCGCCTCCATCTACATCGTGGCCAAGCGGCAGAAGGACAAGCTCAAGGACGAGAAGGGCGAGCCCCTGTACCAGGACATCGAGCACGAGGCGCTGCTTCCCAAGGGGCCGGGCGGGCAATTCGCGCTGTACGGCGCCTTCCAGCACTCGATCATGAAATACTCGAAGAACCAGAAGGCGGCCAAGGAACTCCTCAAGTGGATGCACCAGAAGGAGAACTACGGGAAGTGGTTCCAGGTGAACGAGGGCTATACCGTCGGCGCCACCAAGGCCTGGGAGGATGATCCGATGTGGAGCCGGGTCGACAAGCCCCTGCAGGTCTTCCGCCAGGCGGCGCGCCAGACCCGGATGCTGGGTTATCCCGGCCCCGCCTCGGCCAAGGCCACGGAGTCCTACACGAAGTACATCATCGTCGATATGTACGCGAAGGCCTGTCAGGGCACGAAGGCCGAGGATGCCGTGAAGTGGGCGGAAGGCGAGCTGAAGAAAATCTATGAAGTTTAA
- the kdsB gene encoding 3-deoxy-manno-octulosonate cytidylyltransferase, which translates to MNILGVIPARLQSTRLPRKVLREIGGLPMVVYVFQRAQACRMLSDLLVATDSEEVVEACHTHHVPAVLTSADHRSGTDRLWEVSRARMADVYVNIQGDEPLVTTGHIETLVRPFLKEPEVQVTTLKIRATPEEVATRTANKVVTNRHGDALYFSRLPIPFDRDNGGGITYWKHIGMYAYRRSVLEMYHSLPASSLEQAEQLEQLRLLEHGVPIRVLETREPTIGVDTEEDLKAVIALVASRPS; encoded by the coding sequence GTGAATATCCTCGGCGTCATCCCCGCGCGGCTTCAGTCGACCCGCCTGCCCCGCAAGGTCCTCCGCGAGATCGGCGGCCTGCCCATGGTGGTCTACGTGTTCCAGCGCGCTCAGGCCTGCCGGATGCTCTCGGACCTCCTGGTGGCCACCGACAGCGAGGAGGTCGTCGAGGCCTGCCACACGCATCACGTGCCCGCCGTGCTGACCTCGGCGGATCACCGCTCGGGTACGGACAGGCTCTGGGAGGTCTCGCGCGCGCGGATGGCCGACGTCTACGTCAATATCCAGGGGGACGAGCCGCTCGTGACCACGGGGCACATCGAGACGCTGGTCCGGCCCTTCCTCAAGGAGCCCGAGGTCCAGGTGACCACCCTCAAGATCCGGGCGACCCCCGAAGAGGTCGCGACCCGCACCGCCAACAAGGTGGTGACGAACCGGCACGGTGACGCGCTCTACTTCTCGCGGCTACCCATCCCCTTCGATCGGGACAATGGCGGCGGCATCACCTACTGGAAGCACATCGGCATGTACGCCTATCGACGCTCCGTGCTCGAGATGTACCACTCGCTGCCCGCCTCGTCCCTGGAGCAGGCGGAGCAGCTGGAGCAGCTCCGCCTCCTCGAGCATGGAGTCCCCATTCGCGTGCTCGAGACTCGCGAGCCCACCATCGGTGTGGACACCGAGGAGGACCTCAAGGCCGTTATCGCTCTCGTCGCATCGCGCCCCTCGTGA